From one Dermatophagoides farinae isolate YC_2012a chromosome 5, ASM2471394v1, whole genome shotgun sequence genomic stretch:
- the LOC124499286 gene encoding uncharacterized protein LOC124499286, which translates to MCLPMEPSTNNKRSEAIWISNKKSMDDVNNNKTPKNSYDSGFGAFSYGSSLSSNSSTMSRSPFDYRRQSSYPEGHNNNNNNESPLPYAGRRRTMTVSSENYSFGDNSSTPSYQQSPFRRSNSISGGAEPNFGGIIKRSIGQLFNAATVNTSLATATIQKSVPKVKCVPSMQTARRNSHDRNEQITDHMVSYLCESAIR; encoded by the coding sequence ATGTGTTTGCCAATGGAACCATCgacaaataataaacgatCGGAAGCGATTTggatttcaaataaaaaatccatggatgatgtgaataataacaagacaccaaaaaattcttatgaCAGTGGTTTCGGTGCATTTTCTTATGGTAGTAGCTTGAGCAGTAATAGTAGTACAATGTCTCGATCACCATTTGATTATCGtcgtcaatcatcatatccggaaggccataataataataataataatgaatcaccGTTGCCATATGCTGGAAGACGCCGTACGATGACTGTTTCAagtgaaaattattcatttggtGATAATTCCTCAACGCCTAGCTATCAGCAATCACCATTCCGTCGTTCAAACAGTATCTCCGGTGGGGCCGAACCAAATTTTGGTGGCATTATTAAACGCTCTATTGGTCAATTATTCAATGCAGCCACAGTGAATACATCGTTGGCGACAGCTACCATACAGAAAAGTGTGCCTAAAGTAAAATGTGTTCCATCGATGCAAACAGCACGTAGGAATAGCCATGATCGTAATGAACAAATTACCGATCATATGGTATCCTATCTATGCGAAAGTGCCATCCGTTAA